One Fusobacterium ulcerans DNA segment encodes these proteins:
- a CDS encoding DeoR/GlpR family DNA-binding transcription regulator has protein sequence MLASDRQDRILELLERDGSVKTSNLVTIMDVSLETIRRDLDFLEKQGYLQKVYGGAILKNKEGKNLTYSLRESKNIEEKREVALLALKYINEGDTIALNGSTTNIEIARLIKDKYSSLTVVTNSLLIANELADVKGINLILAAGIYNKTEFAFLGEITEHFLHNFSVDKSFICVGGISLKRGVTDFLIEEVLVERKMAEIAEEVFILADSTKIENNSLIKICDIENLDLIITDSRLDEDILKKYLENGVKIINK, from the coding sequence ATGTTAGCAAGTGATAGACAAGATAGAATATTAGAGCTGTTAGAAAGAGATGGAAGTGTAAAAACTTCTAATCTTGTTACCATTATGGATGTTTCACTTGAAACTATTCGTAGAGATCTGGATTTTTTAGAAAAACAAGGGTATCTTCAAAAAGTGTATGGAGGAGCTATTCTTAAGAATAAAGAGGGAAAAAATCTTACTTACTCTTTGAGAGAATCAAAGAATATAGAGGAAAAGAGAGAGGTAGCACTTTTAGCTTTAAAATATATAAATGAGGGAGATACAATAGCTCTCAATGGAAGTACAACAAATATTGAGATAGCAAGATTGATAAAGGATAAATATTCTTCTTTGACAGTTGTTACAAATTCTCTGCTTATAGCAAATGAATTAGCAGATGTAAAAGGAATAAATCTTATTCTGGCAGCGGGGATATATAACAAGACTGAGTTTGCTTTTTTAGGAGAGATAACTGAGCATTTCCTGCATAATTTTTCAGTTGATAAATCATTTATCTGTGTAGGGGGAATATCTCTAAAAAGAGGAGTAACTGATTTCCTTATTGAAGAGGTACTGGTAGAGAGAAAAATGGCTGAAATAGCTGAAGAAGTATTTATTCTGGCAGATTCAACAAAGATAGAGAATAATTCTCTTATAAAAATATGCGATATAGAAAATTTAGATTTGATTATAACAGACTCAAGATTAGATGAGGATATTTTAAAAAAATATCTTGAAAATGGAGTGAAAATTATAAATAAATAA
- a CDS encoding copper homeostasis protein CutC gives MIKEVCVESFSEALAAEKRGADRIELCDNLYLGGTTPSYGTIKMAMEKLSIPAFPIIRPRGGDFYYSKEEIEIMKEDIKICKSLGAKGVVLGVLTADNKVDFETLKELVDLASPMEVTFHKAVDELKDPVEVIDKFVEIGVKRILSSGTKETALEGKDILNAMIKKAAGRITILIAGKVTNDNLDEVVAAIPSPEYHGKKII, from the coding sequence ATGATAAAAGAAGTATGTGTAGAATCATTTTCTGAAGCTCTTGCAGCTGAAAAAAGAGGAGCTGACAGAATAGAATTATGTGATAATCTGTATCTTGGTGGAACTACTCCATCTTATGGTACTATCAAAATGGCTATGGAAAAACTTTCTATTCCAGCTTTCCCTATAATCAGACCTAGAGGAGGGGATTTCTATTACTCAAAAGAAGAGATAGAAATCATGAAAGAAGATATAAAAATATGTAAATCATTAGGAGCAAAAGGTGTTGTTCTTGGAGTTCTCACTGCTGATAATAAAGTTGATTTTGAAACTTTAAAAGAACTTGTTGATCTTGCCTCTCCTATGGAAGTAACTTTTCACAAAGCTGTAGATGAATTGAAAGATCCTGTTGAAGTGATAGATAAGTTTGTAGAGATTGGAGTAAAGAGAATTCTTTCTTCTGGTACAAAAGAAACTGCTCTGGAAGGAAAAGATATCCTTAATGCAATGATAAAGAAAGCTGCTGGAAGAATAACTATCCTTATAGCTGGAAAAGTTACAAATGATAATCTTGATGAAGTAGTCGCTGCTATTCCTTCTCCTGAATATCATGGGAAAAAAATAATATAA
- a CDS encoding acetamidase/formamidase family protein produces MIYISKDYVNDTLKWDNKAAAHCKDGEIVVFETRDCYDNSITSSERPLGDRSDALSNPVTGALYVDGAEKGDILKVEIRDIKLRPWGVMRSSNIGGVFHEKYDKREAVIYSIRNNKILFDDVLELDVNPMIGVIGTAPEGEEGIPTITPGKHGGNMDCKKITTGSTIYLPVNVDGGLLSMGDIHALMGDGEVFICGLETAGEITVKVSVLKNIKLPVPFLYSGEKVMTIQSAETLDKAGDMAAKEMFEFVKNASGQSDLRTGMLMSLISDMAVCQVVDPLLTMRVEFPLEVLEKYGYKLP; encoded by the coding sequence ATGATATATATAAGCAAAGATTATGTGAATGACACACTTAAATGGGATAATAAAGCAGCAGCTCACTGCAAAGATGGAGAGATAGTAGTATTTGAAACAAGAGATTGTTATGACAATTCTATAACTAGTTCAGAAAGACCTCTAGGAGATAGAAGTGATGCTTTATCTAATCCTGTAACTGGAGCACTATATGTAGATGGAGCTGAAAAGGGAGATATATTAAAAGTTGAGATAAGAGATATAAAGCTTCGTCCATGGGGAGTAATGCGTTCTTCAAATATTGGAGGAGTTTTTCATGAGAAATATGATAAAAGAGAAGCTGTAATTTATTCTATCAGAAATAATAAAATATTATTTGATGATGTATTGGAATTAGATGTAAATCCTATGATAGGAGTTATTGGGACAGCTCCAGAAGGAGAAGAGGGAATTCCAACAATCACACCAGGAAAACATGGTGGAAATATGGACTGTAAAAAAATAACAACAGGTTCTACAATTTATCTTCCTGTAAATGTAGATGGAGGACTTCTCTCTATGGGAGATATCCATGCTTTAATGGGAGATGGAGAAGTTTTTATCTGTGGTTTGGAAACAGCTGGTGAGATAACTGTAAAGGTAAGTGTATTAAAAAATATAAAGCTTCCAGTACCATTTTTATACTCTGGAGAAAAGGTTATGACTATACAGTCTGCTGAAACTTTAGATAAAGCAGGAGATATGGCAGCAAAAGAGATGTTTGAGTTTGTAAAAAATGCTTCTGGGCAGAGCGATTTGAGAACAGGAATGCTTATGTCTTTAATTTCTGATATGGCAGTATGTCAAGTAGTGGATCCACTTCTTACAATGAGAGTTGAATTTCCTTTGGAAGTTCTTGAAAAGTATGGATATAAGCTTCCATAG
- a CDS encoding VOC family protein gives MNDELKIKMYSFTIDCLEPYKLAKFYADLLKWEIAFYDKDYACICPPGTYQGAYPGITFQRNPDYVPPVWPEKSETQQQMAHLDFAVNNLEEAVQYAIQCGATMAEKQFSDSWRVMIDPAGHPFCLCYMKPVFKSPHFALL, from the coding sequence ATGAATGATGAATTGAAAATCAAGATGTACTCATTTACAATAGACTGTCTAGAGCCTTACAAATTAGCAAAATTTTATGCTGATTTGCTCAAATGGGAAATAGCTTTTTATGATAAAGATTATGCCTGTATTTGTCCTCCAGGAACATATCAAGGGGCATATCCTGGGATAACATTTCAGCGTAATCCTGATTATGTACCTCCTGTGTGGCCAGAAAAATCTGAAACTCAACAGCAAATGGCACATTTAGACTTTGCTGTTAATAATTTAGAGGAAGCAGTTCAGTATGCAATTCAATGTGGAGCAACAATGGCAGAGAAACAATTTTCTGATAGTTGGAGAGTTATGATAGACCCTGCTGGACACCCTTTTTGCTTGTGCTATATGAAGCCTGTTTTCAAGAGTCCTCATTTTGCATTGCTATGA
- a CDS encoding CGGC domain-containing protein, translating into MENIKLIITIQCEIAKRRCSGFHCMNSFFTRTGIFKDYPKSEELRFLTFQCGGCHGKGINSLLGNVNKLIAKENLITKDEVAIHFASCVAFDNHHSDRCPFINAMKKIINKMGYENIVEGSYLSKTATRRREEGVYKDYIALNK; encoded by the coding sequence ATGGAAAATATAAAACTTATCATCACTATTCAATGTGAAATTGCCAAAAGAAGATGCAGTGGTTTTCATTGTATGAATTCATTTTTTACTAGAACAGGAATATTTAAAGATTACCCTAAAAGTGAAGAACTTAGATTTCTTACCTTTCAATGTGGGGGATGTCATGGAAAAGGTATCAACAGTCTTTTAGGAAATGTCAACAAACTAATTGCTAAAGAAAATCTTATCACTAAAGATGAAGTTGCTATACATTTTGCTTCATGTGTAGCTTTTGATAATCATCATTCTGACAGATGTCCATTTATCAATGCTATGAAAAAAATAATAAACAAAATGGGATATGAAAATATTGTTGAAGGAAGCTATCTTTCTAAAACTGCTACAAGAAGAAGAGAAGAGGGAGTATACAAGGATTATATTGCCTTAAATAAATAA
- a CDS encoding YkoF family thiamine/hydroxymethylpyrimidine-binding protein translates to MGLKDCLWCIGGASKGVSGCRFSLYPMADNFVDIILGGLEKTDTSKVWKQTDKLSTCVRGKSTHVFDVVKGLFVNAYKENVHMALEATFSKGCPGDTDADSFMEVDDEKVNEKNIKDKKFNVVSKISFYPMGEEDYMEHIAKAVMTAKDKGVFAKSSHYISILEGDVHDVFGVLEEIFQYGEANLSHYILQVTISVNSPTKD, encoded by the coding sequence ATGGGATTAAAAGATTGTTTATGGTGTATAGGTGGAGCAAGTAAGGGAGTATCTGGTTGTAGATTTTCTCTTTATCCAATGGCTGATAATTTTGTAGATATTATTCTTGGGGGACTTGAAAAAACAGACACATCAAAAGTGTGGAAGCAAACTGATAAATTAAGCACTTGTGTGAGAGGAAAAAGCACTCATGTATTTGATGTGGTTAAGGGTCTTTTTGTAAATGCTTATAAAGAAAATGTACATATGGCTCTTGAAGCTACTTTTTCTAAAGGGTGTCCAGGGGATACTGATGCAGATTCATTTATGGAAGTGGATGATGAAAAAGTAAATGAAAAGAATATTAAAGATAAAAAATTTAATGTTGTAAGTAAAATATCTTTCTACCCAATGGGAGAAGAGGACTATATGGAACATATAGCTAAAGCAGTAATGACAGCAAAAGACAAGGGAGTTTTTGCTAAAAGTTCTCACTATATATCTATTCTAGAGGGAGATGTTCATGATGTATTTGGTGTATTGGAAGAGATATTCCAATATGGAGAGGCAAATCTGTCACACTATATTTTACAGGTTACTATTTCAGTAAATAGTCCAACAAAAGACTAG
- a CDS encoding ECF transporter S component, protein MFNWKLKDVIMVSIFSVIFSFIYLGAVYFANFLATILAPFGLAPFAYEILFGVWFMASTFVPYIVQRSGVAVVSEVLSALIEVIMGNMFGPIVILSGIIQGMGPELVFAKNKYRNFSMMNMCLAAAAACVASFIWGFIRGGFVKYSPMMLLWMFIVRLISSVVFSGIICKIAADKLAGTGALSGYVLGQNNDPEMED, encoded by the coding sequence ATGTTTAACTGGAAACTAAAAGATGTAATAATGGTATCAATTTTTTCTGTAATATTTTCATTTATATATTTAGGAGCTGTATATTTTGCTAATTTTCTTGCAACAATACTTGCTCCTTTTGGATTGGCACCTTTTGCCTATGAGATACTTTTTGGGGTGTGGTTTATGGCTTCTACTTTTGTACCATATATCGTACAGAGATCAGGAGTAGCAGTAGTATCAGAAGTACTTTCTGCTCTGATAGAGGTTATCATGGGAAATATGTTTGGACCAATAGTTATTCTTTCTGGAATAATTCAAGGAATGGGGCCGGAGCTTGTATTTGCTAAGAATAAATATAGAAACTTTTCTATGATGAATATGTGCCTTGCAGCAGCAGCAGCTTGTGTAGCAAGTTTTATATGGGGATTTATTAGAGGGGGATTTGTAAAATATTCTCCAATGATGCTTTTATGGATGTTTATAGTAAGGCTTATCAGTTCAGTGGTATTTTCAGGAATCATCTGTAAAATTGCTGCTGATAAATTAGCTGGAACAGGGGCATTGAGTGGATATGTTCTTGGACAGAATAATGATCCTGAAATGGAAGATTAA
- a CDS encoding ABC transporter ATP-binding protein yields the protein MEEVLKCQDIIFKYRETSKENIVDGFTYSFNKGKIYLITGFSGCGKSTLANVAAGLYPSSKGILSKGEVVLFGKDINEYTPEKRAEYIMMMFQNADTQFCMDIVKDEIIFCLENIAFPVEKMDEVVDRVLNETGIEYLRARKISSLSGGEKQKLSLACVLAVEPKIIVLDEPFANVDYESSQEIVNILKNINRDKEVTIIAVDHRISLWKDIDYTLLHLGKGCSFVDKNIDKYLVDIIDEEEYKKNYLKKCEKFKDRADSIEIEKLKIAYEKESLLEDINIKIKEGSITSIIGKSGAGKTSLLKAIAGISKILSGNIKIFGTDIKKIKEKIFINTIGIVFQNPQNQFITYKVIEEIMFTLKKRYPKENEKILLEKAENLLKEFELYRYRNFSPFSLSQGQQRKLAVLSMLGAGQKIILCDEPTYGQDNKTSIEIMEFLKRKAEEDGITVVMVSHDRNLVFKYSDFIYETTDDKNIRRVEV from the coding sequence ATGGAAGAAGTTTTAAAATGTCAGGATATCATTTTCAAATATAGAGAGACATCAAAAGAAAATATAGTAGATGGATTTACATATTCTTTTAATAAAGGAAAAATATATCTGATAACAGGGTTTTCTGGCTGTGGGAAAAGTACTCTTGCCAATGTGGCAGCAGGACTTTATCCAAGCAGCAAAGGAATACTTTCCAAAGGAGAAGTAGTGCTCTTTGGAAAAGATATAAATGAGTATACTCCAGAAAAAAGAGCAGAATATATTATGATGATGTTTCAAAATGCTGATACTCAATTTTGTATGGATATAGTAAAAGATGAGATAATATTCTGTCTGGAGAACATTGCTTTTCCTGTGGAAAAAATGGATGAAGTAGTAGACAGAGTTTTAAATGAAACTGGGATAGAATATCTGAGAGCCAGAAAAATATCATCACTTTCAGGTGGAGAAAAGCAAAAACTTTCACTGGCATGTGTATTGGCAGTAGAGCCCAAAATTATAGTGTTAGATGAACCTTTTGCCAATGTTGATTATGAAAGCAGTCAGGAAATTGTAAATATACTGAAAAATATAAATCGAGATAAAGAAGTGACTATAATAGCTGTAGACCACAGAATATCTCTTTGGAAAGATATAGATTACACTCTTCTCCATTTAGGAAAAGGGTGTAGTTTTGTTGATAAAAATATTGATAAATATCTTGTTGATATAATAGATGAAGAGGAATATAAAAAAAATTATCTGAAAAAATGTGAAAAATTTAAAGATAGAGCAGATTCCATAGAGATAGAAAAATTAAAAATAGCATATGAAAAGGAATCGTTATTGGAAGATATTAATATTAAGATAAAAGAGGGAAGTATTACTTCAATAATTGGAAAAAGTGGAGCTGGGAAAACCTCTCTTCTTAAAGCAATAGCAGGAATCTCTAAAATATTGTCTGGAAATATAAAAATATTTGGAACAGATATCAAAAAAATCAAAGAGAAGATATTTATAAATACTATAGGAATAGTTTTTCAAAATCCCCAAAATCAATTTATTACATATAAAGTGATAGAAGAGATAATGTTTACTCTGAAAAAAAGATATCCTAAAGAGAATGAAAAAATTCTTTTAGAGAAAGCAGAAAATTTATTAAAAGAATTTGAACTTTACAGATACAGAAATTTTTCTCCGTTTTCACTTAGTCAAGGGCAGCAGAGAAAACTTGCTGTTTTATCTATGTTGGGAGCTGGACAGAAAATAATCCTTTGTGATGAGCCTACTTATGGGCAGGATAATAAGACAAGCATAGAGATAATGGAGTTTCTTAAAAGAAAAGCTGAAGAAGATGGAATCACTGTGGTAATGGTATCTCATGACAGAAATCTTGTATTCAAATATTCAGACTTTATCTATGAAACAACAGATGATAAAAATATAAGGAGAGTGGAAGTATGA
- a CDS encoding energy-coupling factor transporter transmembrane component T family protein: MIKLNPGYKGLTIFLVSLLLSFEYNYCLNFSVFCICIMLMVINKVPVKKILLAFLPVLLLAGGVFFTGMLYSNSGTAEDVTSLTKTVVIIGNVENGLQLSVRILAYAGLGLLFVFTTDPRLFIISLMQQFHLPGNFAYGILAAYGFIPVIRQEYENMRYAYRARGVKRNIFMLPMLVTAVRSSESIAMAMESKGFNAKSKRTEYIKLKVTKWDYIVLIGSTGITLLAMFLF, from the coding sequence ATGATAAAACTCAATCCAGGCTATAAAGGACTGACTATATTTCTAGTTTCTCTACTCCTTTCTTTTGAATATAATTATTGTTTAAACTTTTCAGTATTCTGTATATGTATTATGCTTATGGTCATTAATAAAGTTCCAGTGAAAAAGATTCTTCTTGCATTTCTCCCAGTACTCCTTCTGGCAGGGGGAGTATTTTTTACAGGAATGCTCTACAGCAATTCAGGAACAGCTGAAGATGTAACCAGCCTTACCAAGACAGTTGTAATTATTGGAAATGTAGAAAATGGATTGCAGCTTTCAGTAAGAATACTTGCCTATGCAGGTCTTGGACTTCTTTTTGTATTTACTACTGATCCGAGACTTTTTATAATCAGCCTTATGCAGCAGTTTCATCTTCCAGGAAATTTTGCATATGGAATACTTGCAGCTTATGGATTTATTCCAGTGATAAGACAAGAATATGAGAACATGAGATATGCCTATAGAGCCAGAGGAGTAAAAAGAAATATATTTATGCTCCCAATGCTTGTAACAGCTGTACGATCTTCTGAGAGTATTGCAATGGCTATGGAATCAAAAGGATTCAATGCTAAAAGTAAAAGAACAGAATATATAAAACTAAAGGTTACAAAATGGGATTATATAGTTTTGATAGGAAGTACAGGGATAACACTTCTTGCAATGTTTCTATTTTAA
- a CDS encoding DUF554 domain-containing protein encodes MIGTIVNTITIILGSLLGSLFKKGIKQEYQGAMLTAMGLAATALGANAVVSNMPKSAFPVLFIVSLAIGSLVGTVINIDKRFQNLMGKYSKSGLGQGLSTAILFFCIGTLSILGPIEAALNKNYTYLFTNATLDFVTSMVLASTYGVGIAIAAAVLFCWQGAIYLFAGFLSAFLSPALLTEISIIGGILIASSGISILGIKDCKTMNMLPSLLVPIIWFLIRSFF; translated from the coding sequence ATGATAGGAACAATTGTCAATACAATCACTATTATACTGGGAAGTTTGCTAGGAAGTTTATTTAAAAAAGGAATAAAACAGGAATATCAGGGAGCTATGCTTACAGCTATGGGGCTTGCAGCGACAGCACTTGGAGCCAATGCAGTAGTAAGCAATATGCCTAAAAGTGCCTTTCCAGTGTTATTTATTGTCAGTCTGGCTATAGGAAGTCTTGTAGGAACAGTTATAAATATAGATAAAAGATTTCAAAACTTAATGGGAAAATATTCAAAATCAGGTTTGGGGCAGGGACTTTCTACAGCTATACTTTTTTTCTGCATAGGAACTCTTTCTATATTAGGGCCAATAGAAGCAGCTTTGAATAAAAACTATACTTATCTTTTTACAAATGCAACTCTTGATTTTGTAACTTCTATGGTACTTGCATCAACTTATGGGGTAGGAATAGCTATTGCAGCAGCAGTTCTTTTCTGCTGGCAGGGGGCTATATATTTGTTTGCTGGATTTCTTTCAGCATTTTTATCACCAGCCCTTCTTACAGAGATATCTATTATTGGAGGAATACTTATAGCAAGTTCAGGAATATCTATATTGGGAATAAAAGACTGCAAAACTATGAACATGCTTCCTTCACTTCTTGTTCCCATAATATGGTTTTTGATAAGATCTTTTTTCTAG
- a CDS encoding Fic/DOC family protein — protein sequence MGDKYVYPGTKILVNKLGIKDRKLLEKKEKNLSGARLLELRLRNDIKKTFDFNYLKRLHKHIFQDVYSWAGTVRDVNIAKGKSLFCLVEHIEAYGETVFKKIKNANYFKDITDKSELALRLAETMLDINALHPFRDGNGRTQREFIRQLAEERGYELVFDHITQRGIVELSDLTRDPDILALKFEKGMTLINKEEG from the coding sequence ATGGGAGATAAATATGTTTATCCAGGAACAAAGATTTTAGTAAATAAGTTGGGAATAAAAGACAGAAAACTTCTTGAGAAAAAGGAGAAAAATTTGTCTGGAGCCAGACTTCTAGAGCTCAGGCTTAGAAATGATATAAAGAAAACTTTTGATTTTAATTACCTGAAAAGACTTCACAAACATATTTTTCAGGATGTATACTCATGGGCTGGAACTGTAAGAGATGTGAATATAGCTAAAGGGAAGTCTCTATTCTGCCTTGTAGAACATATAGAAGCTTATGGAGAAACAGTCTTTAAAAAAATAAAAAATGCCAATTACTTTAAAGATATAACTGATAAATCAGAGCTGGCTTTAAGGCTGGCAGAAACAATGCTTGATATAAATGCTCTTCATCCTTTCAGAGATGGAAACGGAAGAACTCAAAGGGAATTTATAAGACAGCTGGCAGAGGAAAGAGGATATGAACTTGTATTTGATCATATTACTCAAAGAGGGATAGTTGAATTATCTGATTTAACTCGTGATCCAGATATTCTGGCATTAAAATTTGAAAAGGGAATGACATTAATAAATAAAGAGGAAGGCTAA
- a CDS encoding aminotransferase class I/II-fold pyridoxal phosphate-dependent enzyme — protein MRNFIADKFKKRNYSMGNKKGSETCSLPLINLGIGDLDIHTDEHLIELAMADAKKGHTHYTDSYGYLELREEICKYHKENFKNYEFTPKDVMITTGACHALYLVFKSILNKGEEAILLAPFFPVYADQIKLSDGVPVIVETKLENNFQIIKEDLEKAVTSKTKCIVINSPSNPTGVCYNMKSMNIIKEIAEKYDLLVIADDVYDFYSYEESFTPIITLDGMKERTISVCSFSKNFAMTGWRIGYVISQVPELISCINYINEAIIYSAPAVSQRCALYALKEFEKQKEKLVPVFKERVDYCYDRVKKIPFLDCFKAQGGIYLFLNIEKTGMTSEEFTDFLLEKCNIIVVNGTPFGVKGFVRIACTLEISKLGEAFDRMENMISL, from the coding sequence ATGAGAAACTTTATTGCAGATAAATTTAAGAAAAGAAATTACTCTATGGGAAATAAAAAAGGATCAGAAACTTGTTCTCTTCCTCTTATCAATCTAGGAATAGGAGATCTGGATATTCATACTGATGAGCATCTGATTGAACTGGCTATGGCTGATGCTAAAAAAGGACATACTCATTATACTGACTCATATGGTTATCTTGAATTGAGAGAAGAGATTTGCAAATACCACAAGGAGAATTTTAAAAATTATGAGTTCACTCCTAAAGATGTCATGATAACTACTGGAGCCTGCCATGCTCTTTATCTTGTATTTAAAAGCATTCTCAACAAAGGAGAAGAGGCAATACTTCTTGCACCTTTTTTCCCAGTATATGCTGACCAGATAAAATTATCTGATGGAGTTCCTGTAATTGTAGAAACAAAACTCGAAAATAATTTCCAGATAATAAAAGAAGATTTAGAAAAAGCTGTAACATCAAAAACAAAATGTATAGTGATAAATTCACCATCTAATCCAACTGGAGTATGCTACAATATGAAAAGTATGAATATTATCAAGGAGATTGCTGAAAAATACGATCTTTTAGTAATAGCAGATGATGTCTACGATTTCTATTCATATGAGGAATCTTTTACTCCTATCATTACTTTAGATGGAATGAAGGAAAGAACTATATCTGTATGCAGTTTTTCTAAAAATTTTGCTATGACTGGTTGGAGAATTGGGTATGTTATATCTCAGGTTCCTGAACTTATAAGTTGTATCAACTATATAAATGAAGCTATCATTTACAGTGCACCTGCTGTATCTCAAAGATGTGCTCTTTACGCTCTTAAAGAATTTGAGAAACAGAAAGAAAAACTTGTTCCTGTATTTAAAGAAAGAGTCGACTACTGCTATGACAGAGTTAAAAAAATACCTTTCCTAGATTGTTTCAAAGCACAGGGGGGAATATATTTATTCCTGAATATTGAAAAAACTGGAATGACTTCTGAAGAGTTTACAGATTTTCTTTTAGAAAAATGTAATATAATAGTTGTTAATGGTACTCCTTTTGGAGTAAAAGGTTTTGTAAGAATAGCTTGTACTCTTGAAATATCAAAATTGGGAGAGGCTTTTGACAGAATGGAAAATATGATATCTCTATAA
- a CDS encoding iron-containing alcohol dehydrogenase family protein produces the protein MFENFSFTSYFIDKNIWEYLKKEIIPYNNILIIVGEKSFDSIKDKILPILSDKEYSLEKYHGECSYENIEEILNNTLNKKFDLVLGIGGGKAIDTAKIAAFKLGIEIFSIPTIASTCSAASALSVVYNNDGSFKEFFNFPAPPKKTFIDLETIKSAPAKYIWAGMGDTLAKFYEVRMKYEYVSEKNNGTMSYPNSLGKEISHLCGSVILENGVSAYFSKDINDEFKKVVLSIVVNTGMVSNLVDDFLNGAIAHSVFYGLTLLPSLEKEHLHGEVVAFGILVQLILEGKKEEYIQLLPFYKKLAFPTKLSEVVKKEEFEEMEDKILWAILAGPDIIDMEFNINKENLKETLFAL, from the coding sequence ATGTTTGAAAATTTTTCATTCACTTCTTACTTTATAGACAAAAACATATGGGAATATCTGAAAAAGGAGATTATCCCCTACAATAATATACTTATTATTGTAGGAGAAAAATCTTTTGACAGTATAAAAGATAAAATTCTTCCTATACTTTCAGATAAAGAATATTCTCTTGAAAAGTATCATGGAGAGTGTTCATATGAAAATATTGAAGAAATATTAAATAATACATTGAATAAAAAATTTGATCTCGTCCTTGGAATTGGAGGCGGAAAAGCCATAGATACAGCTAAAATTGCAGCATTTAAATTGGGGATAGAAATTTTTTCTATCCCTACTATTGCTTCTACCTGTTCAGCTGCATCTGCTTTATCTGTTGTATATAATAATGATGGCAGCTTTAAGGAATTTTTTAATTTTCCTGCTCCACCTAAAAAAACTTTCATAGATTTAGAAACTATTAAATCTGCTCCTGCTAAATATATCTGGGCAGGTATGGGAGATACCCTTGCTAAATTTTATGAAGTGAGAATGAAATATGAATATGTTTCTGAAAAAAATAATGGAACTATGAGTTATCCAAATTCTCTTGGAAAAGAGATAAGCCACCTCTGCGGTTCTGTAATACTTGAAAATGGAGTTTCTGCTTATTTCTCTAAAGATATCAATGATGAATTCAAGAAAGTTGTTCTTTCCATTGTAGTAAATACTGGAATGGTTTCCAATCTGGTAGATGATTTTCTCAATGGAGCTATTGCACATTCTGTATTCTATGGGCTGACTCTTCTTCCTTCTCTGGAAAAAGAACATCTCCATGGGGAAGTAGTAGCCTTTGGTATCCTTGTACAGTTGATTCTTGAAGGTAAAAAAGAAGAATATATACAGCTTCTTCCTTTTTATAAAAAGCTGGCTTTTCCAACAAAGTTATCAGAGGTAGTAAAAAAAGAGGAATTTGAAGAGATGGAAGATAAAATACTTTGGGCTATTCTTGCAGGGCCTGATATAATAGATATGGAATTTAATATAAACAAAGAAAATTTAAAAGAAACACTTTTTGCGTTGTAG